In one Colletotrichum destructivum chromosome 2, complete sequence genomic region, the following are encoded:
- a CDS encoding Putative bifunctional purine biosynthesis protein PurH, translating to MSGQKIAIVSVYDKTGLLDLAKGLNQQNVRILASGGTAKMIRESGFPVEDVSAITKAPEMLAGRVKTLHPAVHAGILARNLESDEKDLADQNINKVDYVICNLYPFKDTVAKVNVTVPEAVEEIDIGGVTLIRAAAKNHSRVTILSDPNDYAEFLKELQAGEITEASRNRYALKAFEHTADYDAAISDFFRKQYAADGKQYSALRYGANPHQKPAAAFVSSGDLPYKVLGGSPGYINLLDALNSWPLVKELKQALGRPAAASFKHVSPAGAAIGTPLTEEERKVYFVNDIEGIESSPLAQAYARARGADRMSSFGDVIALSDIVDVPTASIISKEVSDGVIAPGFEPAALEILKKKKGGKYLVLQIDPDYVPSKTETRTVYGVTLQQHRNDIEISPRSFNRIITPKESAPLSESALRDLTVATIALKYTQSNSVCYAYNGQVIGLGAGQQSRIHCTRLAGDKADNWWLRFHPRVLGIKWKKGTKRPDKSNAIDLLVSGELPKSGAERDMFEAVFEEIPPAFTDAEREEWLAKLTNVAVSSDAFFPFVDNVFRASRSGVKYIAAPGGSQNDSAVFETAEKLGITFVEQNIRLFHH from the exons ATGTCGGGCCAGAAGATTGCCATCGTCTCCGTCTACGATAAGACAGGTCTGCTGGATTTGGCCAAGGGCCTCAACCAACAGAATGTCCGCATCCTCGCCTCTGGCGGCACCGCCAAGATGATCCGGGAGTCCGGCTTCCCTGTCGA GGATGTCTCTGCCATCACCAAGGCCCCCGAGATGTTGGCCGGCCGTGTCAAGACTCTTCACCCCGCCGTTCACGCCGGAATACTAGCAAGAAACCTCGAGTCcgacgagaaggacctgGCCGACCAGAACATCAACAAGGTCGACTATGTCATCTGCAACCTCTACCCCTTCAAGGATACCGTTGccaaggtcaacgtcacGGTCCCCGAGGCTGTCGAGGAGATCGACATTGGTGGCGTCACCCTCATCAGAGCTGCCGCCAAGAACCACAGCCGAGTCACCATCCTCAGCGATCCCAACGACTACGCCGAGTTCCTCAAGGAGCTCCAGGCCGGTGAGATCACCGAGGCCAGCCGCAACCGCTACGCCCTCAAGGCGTTCGAGCACACCGCCGACTACGATGCCGCTATTTCAGACTTCTTCCGTAAGCAGtatgccgccgacggcaagcagTATTCGGCCCTGAGATACGGCGCCAACCCCCACCAGAAGCCTGCCGCTGCCTTTGTCAGCTCTGGTGATCTGCCCTACAAGGTCCTTGGTGGCTCCCCAGGTTACATCAACCTGCTGGACGCCCTCAACAGCTGGCCCCtcgtcaaggagctcaagcAGGCTCTGGGTAGGCCCGCTGCTGCAAGCTTCAAGCATGTCTCCCCTGCTGGTGCTGCCATTGGCACCCCCctgaccgaggaggagcgtAAGGTCTACTTCGTCAACGACATTGAGGGCATTGAGTCCTCCCCTCTCGCCCAGGCGTACGCTCGTGCTCGCGGCGCCGACCGCATGAGCAGCTTCGGTGACGTGATTGCCCTGAGTGACATTGTTGATGTCCCCACCGCCAGCATCATCTCCAAGGAGGTCTCTGACGGTGTTATCGCCCCCGGCTTCGAGCCCGCTGCCCTTGAGatcctcaagaagaagaagggtggCAAGTACCTCGTCCTGCAGATCGATCCCGACTACGTCCCCTCCAAGACCGAGACCAGAACCGTCTACGGTGTCAccctgcagcagcaccgcAACGACATCGAGATCTCTCCCAGATCGTTCAACAGAATCATCACTCCCAAGGAGTCTGCACCTCTGTCCGAGTCCGCTCTCCGAGACTTAACcgtcgccaccatcgccctGAAGTACACTCAGAGTAACTCTGTCTGCTACGCCTACAACGGACAGGTCATCGGTCTTGGCGCGGGTCAGCAGTCCAGAATTCACTGCACGCGTCTCGCTGGTGACAAGGCGGACAACTGGTGGCTCCGCTTCCACCCGCGCGTCCTGGGCATCaagtggaagaagggcaccaAACGCCCGGACAAGAGCAACGCGATCGACCTGCTGGTCAGTGGCGAGCTCCCCAAGTCCGGTGCGGAGCGTGACATGTTCGAGGCCGTCTTTGAGGAGATCCCCCCCGCcttcaccgacgccgagagggaggagTGGCTTGCCAAGCTGACCAATGTCGCAGTGTCGAGTGATGCCTTT TTCCCCTTCGTGGACAATGTCTTCCGCGCATCTCGATCCGGTGTCAAGTACATCGCCGCCCCTGGCGGCAGCCAGAACGATagcgccgtcttcgagacTGCGGAGAAGCTCGGCATTACGTTTGTTGAGCAGAACATCCGCCTCTTCCATCATTAA